In the genome of Rhodoferax sp. BAB1, one region contains:
- the glxR gene encoding 2-hydroxy-3-oxopropionate reductase produces MTKSGLKLGFVGLGIMGTPMVMNLIKGGHVLFVNTRSKVPQELVDAGATVCTSPTGVAERADIIFTMVPDTPDVEKVLFGENGIAKGLSKGKVVVDMSSIDPIATKEYAKKINALGCDYVDAPVSGGEVGAKAASLTIMVGADEAVFERVKPLFELMGKNITLIGGNGAGQTCKVANQIIVALNIAAVSEALVFASKAGADPAKVRQALMGGFAASRILEVHGERMVKRTFNPGFRIALHQKDLNLALQGAKSLKMALPQTANAAQLMQACAALGHDQADHSALVKAIEALANHKVAPDA; encoded by the coding sequence ATGACCAAATCCGGACTGAAATTGGGCTTCGTGGGCCTGGGCATCATGGGCACCCCCATGGTGATGAACCTCATCAAGGGCGGCCACGTGCTGTTCGTCAACACCCGCAGCAAGGTGCCGCAGGAACTGGTGGACGCCGGTGCCACTGTCTGCACCTCGCCTACCGGTGTGGCCGAGCGCGCCGACATCATCTTCACCATGGTGCCCGACACCCCCGACGTGGAGAAGGTGCTGTTCGGCGAGAACGGCATCGCCAAGGGCCTGTCCAAGGGCAAGGTCGTGGTGGACATGAGCTCCATCGACCCGATCGCCACCAAGGAATACGCCAAGAAGATCAATGCCCTGGGTTGCGACTACGTGGACGCGCCGGTCTCCGGCGGTGAAGTCGGCGCCAAGGCCGCTTCCCTGACCATCATGGTCGGTGCCGACGAGGCCGTGTTCGAGCGCGTCAAGCCCCTGTTCGAGCTGATGGGCAAGAACATCACCCTGATCGGCGGCAACGGCGCCGGCCAGACCTGCAAGGTGGCCAACCAGATCATCGTGGCCCTGAACATCGCGGCCGTCAGCGAAGCCCTGGTGTTCGCCTCCAAGGCCGGCGCCGATCCGGCCAAGGTGCGCCAGGCGCTGATGGGCGGCTTCGCCGCTTCGCGCATCCTGGAAGTGCACGGCGAGCGCATGGTCAAGCGCACTTTCAACCCGGGCTTCCGCATCGCGCTGCACCAGAAGGACCTGAACCTGGCCCTGCAAGGCGCCAAGTCGCTCAAGATGGCCCTGCCGCAGACCGCCAACGCCGCGCAGCTGATGCAGGCCTGCGCCGCCCTGGGCCATGACCAGGCCGACCACTCGGCCCTGGTGAAAGCCATCGAGGCCCTGGCCAACCACAAGGTCGCGCCCGACGCCTGA
- the hyi gene encoding hydroxypyruvate isomerase, with product MPKFAANLTMLFNEVPFLERFAAAKAAGFEAVEYLFPYPYDKNELAGLLKTHGLKQVLHNLPAGNWDGGERGIACHPDRVEEFRAGVDQAIAYAQALGCPQVNCLAGKLPAGVSRDQAQATFVANLKFAADKLKAAGLRLLIEPINSYDIPGFFLNTTAQAAAILDAVGSDNLYIQYDIYHAQRMEGELAATAQAYLPRIGHIQLADNPGRNEPGTGEINYPFLFRHLDAIGYTGWIGCEYKPRTKTVEGLGWIKTLTK from the coding sequence ATGCCCAAATTTGCAGCCAACCTGACCATGCTGTTCAACGAAGTGCCCTTCCTGGAGCGCTTCGCCGCAGCCAAGGCGGCCGGCTTCGAGGCGGTGGAATACCTGTTCCCCTACCCTTATGACAAGAACGAACTGGCCGGCCTGCTCAAGACCCACGGCCTCAAACAGGTCCTGCACAACCTGCCGGCCGGCAACTGGGACGGCGGCGAGCGTGGCATTGCCTGCCACCCCGACCGCGTGGAAGAGTTCCGTGCCGGCGTGGACCAGGCCATCGCCTACGCCCAGGCCCTGGGCTGCCCCCAGGTCAACTGCCTGGCCGGCAAGCTGCCCGCCGGCGTGAGCCGCGATCAGGCGCAGGCCACCTTCGTGGCCAACCTGAAGTTCGCGGCCGACAAGCTCAAGGCCGCCGGCCTGCGCCTGCTGATCGAGCCGATCAACAGCTATGACATTCCCGGCTTCTTCCTGAACACCACGGCGCAGGCCGCGGCGATTCTGGACGCCGTGGGCAGTGACAACCTGTACATCCAGTACGACATCTACCATGCCCAGCGCATGGAAGGCGAACTGGCCGCCACCGCGCAGGCCTACCTGCCGCGCATCGGCCACATCCAGCTGGCCGACAACCCGGGGCGCAACGAGCCCGGCACCGGCGAAATCAACTATCCTTTCCTGTTCCGCCACCTCGACGCCATCGGCTACACCGGCTGGATCGGCTGCGAGTACAAGCCCCGCACCAAGACGGTCGAGGGCCTGGGCTGGATCAAGACTTTGACGAAATAA
- the gcl gene encoding glyoxylate carboligase: MAKMKAIEAAVWVMEKEGVTQAFGVPGAAINPLYAALRKQGTISHILARHVEGASHMAEGYTRANAGNIGVCIGTSGPAGTDMITGLYSAQADSIPILCITGQAPRARLYKEDFQAVDIESISKPVTKWSVTVREPAQVPRAFQQAFHLMRSGRPGPVLIDLPFDVQMAEIEFDPETYSSLPAYKPAATRAQAEKAMTMLNESARPLLVAGGGIINADASELLVQLAEITGVPVIPTLMGWGTIPDDHPLMAGMCGLQTSHRYGNATMLASDFVLGIGNRWANRHTGSVEVYTKGRKFVHVDIEPTQIGRVFSPDYGIVSDAKAALELFVQVAKEWKAAGKLADRKSWAAECLQRKNTLHRKTDFDNVPMKPQRVYQGMVEAFGKDVCYVSTIGLSQIAGAQMLHVYKPRHWINCGQAGPLGWTVPAALGVRAADPSRKIVALSGDYDFQFMIEELAVGAQFKLPYIHVVVNNSYLGLIRQAQRGFEMDYCVQLAFENINTEGDPVTQGYGVDHVKVVEGLGCKAIRVHSPSELAPAIAQAEELMEKFSVPVVIEVMLERVTNIAMGTEIDNIIEFEETEDRRVGAPA, from the coding sequence ATGGCCAAAATGAAAGCGATCGAAGCCGCCGTCTGGGTGATGGAAAAAGAAGGCGTCACGCAGGCCTTCGGCGTCCCCGGCGCCGCCATCAACCCGCTGTACGCCGCGCTGCGCAAGCAGGGCACCATCAGCCACATCCTGGCGCGCCACGTGGAAGGCGCCTCGCACATGGCCGAGGGTTACACCCGCGCCAACGCCGGCAACATCGGCGTGTGCATCGGCACCTCCGGCCCGGCCGGCACCGACATGATCACCGGCCTGTACTCGGCCCAGGCCGATTCGATCCCGATCCTGTGCATCACCGGCCAGGCTCCGCGCGCCCGTCTGTACAAGGAAGACTTCCAGGCCGTGGACATCGAGTCCATCTCCAAGCCCGTGACCAAGTGGTCGGTCACCGTGCGCGAGCCGGCCCAGGTGCCGCGCGCCTTCCAGCAGGCCTTCCACCTGATGCGCTCGGGCCGCCCGGGCCCGGTGCTGATCGACCTGCCCTTCGACGTGCAGATGGCCGAGATCGAGTTCGATCCCGAGACCTATTCCTCCCTGCCCGCCTACAAGCCGGCCGCCACGCGCGCCCAGGCCGAGAAGGCTATGACCATGCTCAACGAGTCAGCCCGTCCGCTGCTCGTGGCCGGTGGCGGCATCATCAACGCCGACGCCTCCGAGCTGCTGGTGCAGCTCGCCGAGATCACCGGCGTGCCGGTCATCCCCACCCTGATGGGCTGGGGCACCATCCCCGACGACCACCCGCTGATGGCCGGCATGTGCGGCCTGCAGACCAGCCATCGCTACGGCAACGCCACGATGCTGGCCTCCGACTTCGTGCTGGGCATCGGCAACCGCTGGGCGAATCGCCACACCGGCTCGGTCGAGGTCTACACCAAGGGCCGCAAGTTCGTGCACGTGGACATCGAGCCCACCCAGATCGGCCGCGTCTTCTCGCCCGACTACGGCATCGTCTCCGACGCCAAGGCCGCGCTGGAACTGTTCGTGCAGGTCGCCAAGGAATGGAAGGCCGCCGGCAAGCTGGCCGACCGCAAGAGCTGGGCCGCCGAGTGCCTGCAGCGCAAGAACACCCTGCACCGCAAGACCGACTTCGACAACGTGCCCATGAAGCCGCAGCGCGTCTACCAGGGCATGGTGGAAGCCTTCGGCAAGGACGTCTGCTACGTCAGCACCATCGGCCTGTCGCAGATCGCCGGCGCCCAGATGCTGCACGTCTACAAGCCCCGCCACTGGATCAACTGCGGCCAGGCCGGCCCGCTGGGCTGGACCGTGCCCGCCGCCCTGGGCGTGCGCGCCGCCGACCCGAGCCGCAAGATCGTGGCCCTGTCGGGTGACTACGACTTCCAGTTCATGATCGAGGAGCTGGCCGTGGGCGCGCAGTTCAAGCTGCCCTACATCCACGTCGTGGTGAACAACTCCTACCTGGGCCTGATCCGCCAGGCGCAGCGCGGTTTCGAGATGGACTACTGCGTGCAGCTGGCCTTCGAGAACATCAACACCGAGGGCGACCCGGTGACCCAGGGCTACGGCGTGGACCACGTCAAGGTGGTCGAGGGCCTGGGCTGCAAGGCCATCCGCGTGCACAGCCCGTCCGAACTGGCCCCGGCCATCGCGCAGGCCGAAGAGCTGATGGAGAAGTTCAGCGTGCCGGTGGTGATCGAGGTCATGCTGGAGCGTGTGACCAACATCGCCATGGGTACCGAGATTGACAATATCATCGAGTTCGAGGAAACGGAAGACCGCCGCGTCGGCGCGCCGGCCTGA
- a CDS encoding LysR family transcriptional regulator, with translation MDRLHAMEVYVRVVETGSFSKAAKEFSITQPTVTKLVAAIEERLKVRLLNRNTRGVSVTESGALYYEKCKVIVRESDEADNIVRLRQTQAQGLLRIGTSVAFGRRVVTPLALEFMAKHPQVQIDLSFEDRYIDLVANGIDLAIRMGKLADSTLGARFLGVNPWLMVASPKYLRKHGTPKQAADLSRHPALIYSSVLGDDVWRMTTPKGDSVTVPVAGRLRSNNLAAVLAAARNGFGIAAMPHYVASESLKSGHVVEVLKGHGLPEQEIHAVFPSPKLVPGKVLAFIAYLQSRLGERWWDDLPKT, from the coding sequence ATGGATCGATTGCATGCGATGGAGGTGTACGTCAGGGTGGTGGAAACCGGCAGCTTTTCCAAGGCGGCCAAGGAGTTCTCCATCACCCAGCCCACGGTGACCAAGCTGGTGGCGGCGATCGAGGAGCGCCTCAAGGTGCGCCTGCTCAACCGCAACACGCGCGGTGTCAGCGTCACCGAATCGGGCGCGCTGTATTACGAGAAGTGCAAGGTCATCGTGCGCGAGTCGGACGAAGCCGACAACATCGTGCGCCTGCGCCAGACCCAGGCCCAGGGCCTGCTGCGCATCGGCACCTCGGTGGCCTTCGGGCGGCGCGTGGTCACGCCGCTGGCGCTGGAATTCATGGCCAAGCACCCGCAGGTGCAGATCGACCTGAGTTTCGAGGACCGTTACATCGACCTGGTCGCCAATGGCATCGACCTGGCCATCCGCATGGGCAAGCTGGCCGACTCCACGCTGGGCGCACGTTTCCTGGGGGTCAACCCCTGGCTGATGGTGGCCTCACCCAAGTACCTGCGCAAGCACGGCACGCCGAAACAGGCGGCGGATCTGAGCCGGCACCCGGCCCTGATCTACAGCAGCGTGCTGGGCGACGATGTCTGGCGCATGACGACCCCCAAGGGCGACTCGGTGACGGTGCCGGTGGCCGGGCGCCTGCGTTCCAACAACCTGGCGGCCGTGCTGGCGGCAGCACGCAACGGTTTTGGCATCGCGGCCATGCCGCACTACGTGGCCAGCGAGTCGCTGAAGTCAGGCCATGTGGTGGAGGTGCTCAAGGGCCACGGCCTGCCCGAACAGGAGATCCACGCGGTGTTCCCAAGCCCGAAGCTGGTGCCGGGCAAGGTGCTGGCCTTCATCGCCTACCTGCAGTCGCGCCTGGGCGAGCGGTGGTGGGACGATCTACCGAAGACTTGA
- a CDS encoding glycerate kinase: MNAPDPRLQPREFLMHLYQAAVRRALPLHNTAAFLPQPPKGRTVVIGAGKAGGAMAQAVEALWPADAPLSGLVVTRYHHTPPRPAGLAQRIEVVEASHPVPDAAGLAASQRILQLVQGLTADDLVLCLISGGGSALLTLPAEGLTLQDKQGINKALLASGANIGEMNCVRKHLSRIKGGRLAAACAPAQVVTLTISDVPGDDPSVIASGPTVPDATTCADALSILKRYRIEVPAPVQAALEQGALETPKPGSPIFQGHQVNMIATPLQSLEAAAAAARAAGLNAYILSDEMEGESREVGKVHAALARGVAQRGQPFARPCVILSGGETTVTVRPVPASEQRGKGGRAGEFCLGLALALQGQPGVWALAADTDGIDGMEENAGAWVEPGTLARAQAQGMKVERYLDRNDAYGFFQPLGDLVVTGPTHTNVNDFRALLIL; this comes from the coding sequence ATGAATGCCCCAGATCCCCGCCTGCAGCCCCGCGAATTCCTGATGCACCTGTACCAGGCCGCCGTGCGGCGCGCCCTGCCCCTGCACAACACGGCAGCCTTCCTGCCCCAGCCGCCCAAGGGCCGCACCGTCGTCATCGGTGCCGGCAAGGCCGGCGGTGCCATGGCGCAGGCGGTCGAGGCCCTGTGGCCGGCCGACGCGCCGCTGTCGGGCCTGGTGGTCACGCGTTACCACCACACCCCGCCGCGCCCGGCGGGCCTGGCGCAGCGCATCGAGGTGGTCGAGGCCTCGCACCCGGTGCCCGATGCGGCCGGCCTGGCCGCATCGCAGCGCATCCTGCAGCTGGTGCAGGGCCTGACGGCCGACGACCTGGTGCTGTGCCTGATCTCCGGTGGCGGCTCGGCCCTGCTGACGCTGCCGGCCGAAGGCCTGACGCTGCAGGACAAACAAGGCATCAACAAGGCCCTGCTGGCCAGCGGCGCCAACATCGGCGAGATGAACTGCGTGCGCAAGCACCTCTCGCGCATCAAGGGCGGGCGCCTGGCTGCGGCCTGCGCGCCGGCCCAGGTGGTGACACTGACCATCAGCGACGTGCCGGGCGACGACCCTTCCGTGATTGCCAGCGGCCCCACCGTGCCCGACGCCACCACCTGCGCCGATGCCCTGTCCATCCTGAAGCGCTACCGCATCGAGGTGCCGGCCCCGGTACAGGCTGCGCTCGAACAAGGCGCACTGGAAACGCCCAAGCCCGGCAGTCCGATCTTCCAGGGTCACCAGGTCAACATGATCGCCACGCCCCTGCAGTCGCTGGAAGCCGCGGCGGCGGCGGCGCGCGCCGCCGGCCTGAACGCCTACATCCTGAGCGACGAGATGGAAGGCGAGTCGCGCGAAGTCGGCAAGGTGCATGCGGCGCTGGCTCGGGGTGTGGCGCAGCGTGGCCAGCCCTTTGCCAGACCCTGCGTCATCCTCAGCGGTGGCGAGACCACGGTCACGGTGCGCCCGGTGCCCGCCAGCGAACAGCGCGGCAAGGGTGGCCGTGCCGGCGAGTTCTGCCTGGGGCTGGCGCTGGCCCTGCAGGGCCAGCCTGGCGTCTGGGCCCTGGCGGCCGACACCGATGGCATCGATGGCATGGAAGAGAACGCCGGCGCCTGGGTCGAGCCCGGCACCCTGGCCCGGGCCCAGGCGCAGGGCATGAAGGTGGAGCGTTACCTGGACCGCAACGACGCCTACGGCTTTTTCCAGCCCCTGGGGGACCTGGTGGTGACCGGCCCGACCCACACCAATGTGAACGATTTCCGGGCTCTGCTGATTTTGTAG
- a CDS encoding Crp/Fnr family transcriptional regulator, whose product MLPPEFMDPSAERRKSAAGAVLLKRGSTPTAVMYVESGRVALGVMEGEALAHQLGEIQGPFWLEATAAVLGLPSVVDAVAETEVVLRRIPLARFRQSLAAMPVAARTVLQDVATAHRRQTELAVSRLAKDAEARCAEWLLRHAQPGEKGALAVPLEQRKRLIAAQLGIAPETLSRVLRHLRERSLISGTGRVLNLLDPGGLRLLAGV is encoded by the coding sequence ATGCTGCCACCCGAATTCATGGACCCCAGTGCCGAGCGCCGCAAGTCGGCGGCCGGTGCCGTGCTGCTCAAGCGCGGCAGCACGCCTACCGCGGTGATGTATGTGGAGTCCGGTCGCGTGGCGCTGGGTGTGATGGAGGGTGAAGCCCTGGCGCATCAGCTCGGCGAGATCCAGGGGCCGTTCTGGCTGGAGGCCACGGCCGCCGTGCTGGGCCTGCCCAGTGTCGTGGATGCCGTGGCCGAGACCGAGGTCGTGTTGCGGCGCATTCCGCTGGCGCGGTTTCGCCAGTCGCTGGCGGCCATGCCCGTTGCGGCCCGCACCGTGCTGCAGGATGTGGCCACGGCGCATCGGCGCCAGACCGAACTGGCGGTCAGCCGCCTGGCCAAGGATGCCGAGGCACGCTGTGCCGAGTGGCTGCTGCGCCATGCCCAACCCGGCGAGAAGGGGGCGCTGGCCGTGCCGCTGGAGCAGCGCAAGCGCCTGATCGCCGCGCAGCTGGGCATTGCACCGGAGACGCTGTCGCGGGTGCTGCGCCATCTGCGTGAGCGCAGCCTGATCAGCGGCACGGGCCGTGTGCTCAATCTGCTGGACCCGGGCGGTCTGCGTCTGCTGGCCGGGGTCTGA
- a CDS encoding thioesterase family protein: MTATTSPQPRTVVYTQRVEFGDCDPARIVWFPNFFRWIDAASRHFFLQCGVPPWHETEKTSGLIGTPLVDTHARFVKTASYGDTLQIHVHVAEWREKSFVQRYQIRRENPDASVDLIMECDEVRIFAAHREDGKGIRAIPIPADIKALCS, translated from the coding sequence ATGACAGCCACCACCTCCCCCCAGCCGCGCACCGTCGTCTACACCCAGCGCGTCGAGTTCGGCGACTGCGACCCCGCACGCATCGTCTGGTTTCCCAACTTCTTCCGCTGGATCGACGCGGCCTCGCGCCACTTCTTCCTGCAATGCGGCGTGCCGCCCTGGCACGAGACCGAAAAAACCAGCGGCCTGATCGGCACACCCCTGGTGGACACGCACGCGCGTTTCGTCAAGACCGCCAGCTACGGCGACACCCTGCAGATCCACGTGCACGTGGCCGAGTGGCGCGAGAAGAGTTTTGTGCAGCGTTACCAGATCAGGCGCGAGAACCCGGATGCTTCGGTGGACCTGATCATGGAATGCGACGAGGTGCGCATCTTCGCGGCGCACCGCGAGGACGGCAAGGGTATACGCGCCATCCCGATCCCGGCCGATATCAAGGCCCTGTGCAGTTAG